Below is a window of Vicinamibacterales bacterium DNA.
ATGCCCCCTCCGCGCCCGACAACTCGAGCGCCCGCCGCGTCGCGGACCCCGAAAGCCCGACCGAAGGAGGGGCAGCCAGACGCGCTTCCGGCACCGGCAGCTTCGGAAGTTCGCTCGGCTGGACAGCACTCGGCACCATCATTCCCGGGCTCGGTCTGTGGAAGGCGGGACGCCGGATCGCCGGCGGCATCGTCCTTGGAATCTTCGTCGTCGTCTTCGGCGGCCTGACCGTCCTCCTGCTCACCAATCGCAAGATGGTGGAGAACGCCGTTGTCGGCCAGGGGGTGCTGCAGGGCCTCGCGATCGCCCTCGCTGTTGTCGCTGTGCTCTGGGTCGCGGTGATCGGCTTCAGCCACCTCGCCCTGCGTCCCTCTCGTCCCAGCGTCGGGCAGCGGGCAGCGGGCGCCGCCGTCGTCGGGCTGCTGTCCTTTCTGGTCGCGGCTCCCATGGCCGTCGGCGCGAACCTTGCCTGGACCACCGGCACCACCCTCGACACGATCATCGGCGGCGACGACGCCCCCAACTCGACCCAGCCGACGATCGACCCGATTGACCCGTGGAAGAACAAGGACCGACTCAACTTCCTGATCCTCGGCGGCGACTCCGGCACCGGACGTTCCGCAGCCGAAGGCGACCGCACGGACACGGTGATCGTCGCGTCCATCGACACGCACACCGGTGCGACCACGCTCTTCACGCTGCCGCGCAACACCGAGAAGATGCCTTTCCCGCCTGATTCGCCGTTGCACAAGTACTACCCGAACGGCTTCACCTCGGGCAGCACGGACCTCTACACGCGGTCCCAGTTCCTGCTGAACGCGATGTACCGGGTGGTCCCGACCAAGGTCCCCCACGATGTGCTCGGCAAGACGAAGGACTTCGGCGCCAGCGTCCTGAAGGTGTCTGTCGGCTACGCCCTCGGCCTGAAGATCGACTACTTCGTCAAGGTCAACATGGACGGGTTCAAGGACTTCGTCAACGCCATCGGCGGCATCACCGTGAACGTGAACTACCGCATCCCGATCGGTG
It encodes the following:
- a CDS encoding LCP family protein → MTDAPSAPDNSSARRVADPESPTEGGAARRASGTGSFGSSLGWTALGTIIPGLGLWKAGRRIAGGIVLGIFVVVFGGLTVLLLTNRKMVENAVVGQGVLQGLAIALAVVAVLWVAVIGFSHLALRPSRPSVGQRAAGAAVVGLLSFLVAAPMAVGANLAWTTGTTLDTIIGGDDAPNSTQPTIDPIDPWKNKDRLNFLILGGDSGTGRSAAEGDRTDTVIVASIDTHTGATTLFTLPRNTEKMPFPPDSPLHKYYPNGFTSGSTDLYTRSQFLLNAMYRVVPTKVPHDVLGKTKDFGASVLKVSVGYALGLKIDYFVKVNMDGFKDFVNAIGGITVNVNYRIPIGGQTDANIKPDGYIEPGPNQHLMGGRALWYARGRYHLDDYKRMERQRCVINA